The following are encoded in a window of Cervus canadensis isolate Bull #8, Minnesota chromosome 11, ASM1932006v1, whole genome shotgun sequence genomic DNA:
- the LOC122450461 gene encoding RNA polymerase II subunit A C-terminal domain phosphatase SSU72-like: MSFSPLKVAVVCMSNMNRSMEAHRILRKKGFSVRSFGAGSRVRLPGTARNLPVVYDFSTTYEEMRKDLARKDRERYTSNGILHILGRNERIKPRPERFQECRDRFDVIFTCEESVYDRVIEELWAQEQETCQPVHVINVDMDDNLEDATLGSLIICELCERLQQAEDMEGSLAELLLAAERKTGRSFLHTVCFY, translated from the coding sequence ATGTCCTTCTCCCCGCTCAAGGTGGCTGTGGTCTGCATGAGCAACATGAACAGGAGCATGGAGGCCCACCGCATTCTCAGGAAGAAAGGTTTCAGTGTCAGGTCTTTTGGGGCCGGATCCCGAGTCAGGCTCCCAGGAACCGCACGCAACCTCCCTGTGGTTTACGATTTCTCCACCACCTACGAGGAGATGCGCAAGGACCTTGCGCGCAAAGACCGAGAACGCTATACCAGCAACGGTATCTTGCACATCTTGGGAAGAAACGAGAGAATCAAGCCTCGCCCAGAAAGATTTCAAGAGTGCAGAGATCGCTTTGATGTCATCTTCACCTGCGAGGAGAGTGTCTATGACCGGGTGATAGAAGAGCTGTGGGCCCAAGAGCAGGAGACTTGCCAGCCTGTGCACGTGATCAACGTGGACATGGACGACAACCTGGAGGACGCCACCCTGGGGTCTCTGATCATCTGCGAGCTCTGCGAACGCCTccagcaggcagaggacatggaagGCAGTCTGGCTGAGCTGCTCCTGGCAGCGGAGAGGAAAACAGGAAGGAGCTTTCTGCACACGGTCTGCTTCTACTGA
- the LOC122450595 gene encoding RNA polymerase II subunit A C-terminal domain phosphatase SSU72-like, producing MPSSPLRVAVVCMSNVNRSMEAHRVLRKNGFHVRSFGARSHVRLRGGAHNPPVLYDFSTSYKKMHSDLSSKDQKHYKRNGVLHILKRNERIKPGPERFQECPDPFDVIFTCGERAYNRVVADLCARDQETWQPVLVVNVDIDDTLEAASLGALIICELCQGLQQADDMQSRLAELLEAAKEKTGRSFLHTVCFY from the coding sequence atgccctcctccccactcagGGTGGCTGTGGTCTGCATGAGCAATGTCAACAGGAGCATGGAAGCCCACCGCGTCCTCAGGAAGAACGGGTTCCATGTCAGGTCTTTTGGAGCCAGATCCCACGTGAGGCTCCGAGGAGGGGCACACAACCCACCCGTGCTCTATGACTTCTCCACGTCCTATAAGAAGATGCACAGCGACCTCTCCTCGAAAGACCAAAAGCACTACAAAAGGAATGGAGTCTTACACATCCTGAAGAGAAATGAGAGAATCAAGCCTGGCCCAGAAAGGTTTCAAGAGTGCCCAGATCCCTTTGATGTCATCTTCACCTGTGGGGAGAGAGCCTATAACCGGGTGGTGGCCGACCTGTGCGCCAGGGATCAGGAGACCTGGCAGCCTGTGCTGGTCGTCAACGTGGACATAGACGACACCCTGGAGGCAGCCAGCCTTGGAGCCTTGATCATCTGTGAGCTCTGCCAGGGTCTCCAGCAGGCAGATGACATGCAAAGTCGTCTGGCCGAGCTGCTCgaggcagcaaaggagaaaacaggaAGGAGCTTTCTGCACACGGTCTGCTTCTACTGA
- the LOC122450476 gene encoding RNA polymerase II subunit A C-terminal domain phosphatase SSU72-like yields the protein MPSYPLSVAVVCMSNMNRSMEAHRILRRKGFRVRSFGAGSRVRLPGTARNLQVVYDFSTTYEEMRKDLVRKARERYNSNGILHILGRNERIKPRPERFQECRDRFDVIFTCEESVYDRVVEELWVREQETCQPVHVINVDMDDTAEDATLGAFIICELCERLQQADDLEDSLVEVLLAAERKTGKSFLHTVCFY from the coding sequence ATGCCCTCGTATCCGCTCAGCGTGGCTGTGGTCTGCATGAGCAACATGAACAGGAGCATGGAGGCCCACCGCATCCTCAGGAGGAAAGGATTCCGAGTCAGGTCCTTCGGAGCTGGATCTCGAGTCAGGCTCCCAGGAACGGCACGCAACCTCCAGGTGGTTTACGATTTCTCCACCACCTACGAGGAGATGCGCAAGGACCTTGTGCGCAAAGCCCGAGAACGCTATAACAGCAACGGCATCTTGCACATCTTGGGAAGAAACGAGAGAATCAAGCCTCGCCCGGAAAGATTTCAAGAGTGCCGAGATCGCTTTGATGTCATCTTCACCTGTGAGGAGAGCGTCTACGACAGGGTGGTGGAGGAGCTGTGGGTCCGGGAGCAGGAGACCTGCCAGCCTGTGCACGTGATCAACGTGGACATGGACGACACCGCGGAGGACGCCACCCTGGGGGCCTTTATCATCTGCGAGCTCTGCGAGCGCCTCCAGCAGGCGGACGACCTGGAGGACTCTCTGGTCGAGGTGCTCCTGGCAGCCGAGCGCAAAACTGGCAAGAGCTTTCTGCACACGGTCTGCTTCTACTGA